A single region of the Vicia villosa cultivar HV-30 ecotype Madison, WI linkage group LG4, Vvil1.0, whole genome shotgun sequence genome encodes:
- the LOC131595983 gene encoding WAT1-related protein At4g08290-like has product MSELTCCEKLNAWLRKSKDYLLIISLQFGSAGMYVLTMDALNKGMSHYIFVVYRNIIATVALAPFAFFLERKIRPKMTVRIFSEIMALGFVEIILDQCFTFLGMKLTSSSFASAVMNSVPSITFVLAILFRLERMKLREIGCQAKVIGTVVSLGGAFLMALYKGPVLHIAGSSTVKQMHQPENVNDPTGSHWLLGAVFLLIGCAGFAGFYILQTITLKKYPAEMSLATWICFIGALQSSVVTFFMERRSLEAWALGLDSRLFASLYAGIVTSAIQFYVQGSVIKSMGPVFVTAFNPLRMIIVIALACIFISEKLHLGSIVGGVVVVTGLYLVVWGKSKEQKSIMLEKESLQKISQQGQQKLSITVSKIDDNVNTNKAQLVTVVDPTSK; this is encoded by the exons ATGAGTGAGTTAACATGTTGTGAGAAACTTAATGCATGGCTAAGAAAGTCAAAGGATTATTTGCTTATAATAAGTTTGCAATTTGGTTCTGCTGGCATGTATGTTCTCACCATGGATGCACTTAACAAGGGAATGAGTCATTATATTTTTGTGGTTTATCGTAATATTATTGCTACTGTTGCTCTTGCTCCATTTGCATTCTTTCTCGAAag GAAAATTAGGCCAAAGATGACAGTTCGAATATTTTCGGAAATTATGGCACTGGGTTTTGTTGA GATAATACTTGATCAATGTTTCACGTTTTTGGGGATGAAGCTAACATCATCATCTTTTGCATCTGCGGTTATGAATTCCGTACCATCCATCACCTTTGTACTTGCAATCTTATTTAG ATTGGAGAGGATGAAACTTAGGGAGATAGGATGTCAAGCAAAAGTGATTGGCACCGTGGTGAGTCTTGGAGGTGCTTTTCTAATGGCACTATATAAAGGTCCTGTTCTTCATATTGCTGGTTCTTCAACAGTAAAACAGATGCACCAACCTGAAAATGTCAATGATCCAACTGGTTCACACTGGCTCCTTGGTGCTGTGTTCCTCCTCATCGGTTGTGCTGGCTTTGCCGGTTTCTACATTTTACAA ACCATAACATTGAAAAAGTATCCGGCAGAAATGTCTCTTGCCACATGGATTTGTTTCATTGGTGCACTTCAAAGCAGTGTAGTAACTTTTTTCATGGAGCGTCGTAGCCTTGAAGCTTGGGCTTTGGGCCTGGACTCTAGACTATTTGCTTCCTTATACGCG GGGATAGTAACTTCAGCAATTCAATTTTACGTACAAGGTTCTGTAATTAAATCTATGGGACCTGTTTTTGTGACTGCTTTTAATCCTCTTCGTATGATCATAGTCATAGCTTTAGCTTGTATCTTCATCTCAGAAAAACTGCACCTCGGAAG CATTGTTGGAGGAGTGGTGGTGGTTACTGGATTATATCTTGTTGTATGGGGAAAATCAAAGGAACAAAAGAGTATCATGTTAGAGAAAGAGTCCCTGCAAAAAATCTCCCAACAAGGACAACAAAAATTATCGATTACTGTCTCCAAAATTGATGACAATGTTAATACTAATAAAGCTCAATTGGTCACAGTTGTAGATCCAACAAGTAAATAG
- the LOC131595982 gene encoding WAT1-related protein At4g08290-like gives MSELTCCEKVNAWLRNSKVYLLIISLQFGSAGMYVLTMDALNKGMSHYVFVVYRNVIATVALAPFAFFLERKIRPKMTVRIFSEIMALGFVEIILDQCFTFLGMKLTSASFASAVMNSVPSITFVLAIIFRMERMKLREIGCQAKVIGTVVSLGGAFLMALYKGPVLQIAGSSAATQMHQPENVNDPTGSHWLLGALFLIIGCVGFSAFYILQAITLRKYPAEMSLATWVCFIGALQSSAVTIFMERHNPEAWALGLDSRLFASVYAGIVTSAIQFYVQGSVIKTMGPVFVTAFNPLRMIIVTALACIALSEKLHLGSIVGGVVVVTGLYLVVWGKSKEQKSITLEEESPQKISLQGQQQLPITVSKVDDNANTNKAQLVAIVDLTSTERQ, from the exons ATGAGTGAGTTAACATGTTGTGAGAAAGTGAATGCATGGCTAAGAAACTCAAAGGTGTACTTGCTTATAATAAGCTTGCAATTTGGTTCTGCTGGCATGTATGTTCTCACCATGGATGCTCTTAATAAGGGAATGAGTCATTATGTTTTTGTGGTTTATCGTAATGTTATTGCCACCGTTGCTCTTGCTCCATTCGCATTCTTTCTCGAAAG GAAAATTAGGCCAAAGATGACAGTGCGAATATTTTCGGAAATTATGGCACTTGGATTTGTAGA GATAATACTCGATCAGTGTTTCACGTTTTTGGGAATGAAGCTAACATCAGCATCTTTTGCTTCTGCGGTTATGAATTCCGTACCTTCCATCACCTTTGTACTTGCAATCATATTTAG AATGGAGAGGATGAAACTTAGGGAGATAGGATGTCAAGCGAAAGTGATTGGCACAGTGGTGAGTCTTGGTGGTGCTTTTCTTATGGCACTATACAAAGGTCCTGTTCTTCAAATTGCTGGTTCTTCAGCAGCAACACAGATGCACCAACCTGAAAATGTGAATGATCCCACAGGTTCACACTGGCTTCTTGGTGCATTGTTCCTCATCATCGGTTGCGTTGGTTTCTCTGCTTTCTACATTTTACAA GCCATAACATTAAGAAAGTATCCGGCAGAAATGTCTCTTGCCACATGGGTTTGTTTCATTGGTGCACTTCAAAGTAGTGCAGTAACTATTTTCATGGAGCGCCACAACCCTGAAGCTTGGGCTTTGGGCCTGGACTCTAGACTCTTCGCTTCAGTATACGCG GGAATAGTAACTTCAGCAATTCAATTTTACGTGCAAGGTTCTGTAATTAAAACCATGGGGCCTGTTTTTGTTACTGCTTTTAATCCTCTTCGTATGATTATAGTCACGGCCTTAGCTTGTATCGCCCTCTCAGAAAAACTTCATCTTGGAAG CATTGTTGGAGGAGTCGTGGTGGTTACAGGATTATATCTTGTTGTATGGGGCAAATCGAAGGAACAAAAAAGTATCACGTTAGAAGAAGAGTCCCCGCAAAAAATCTCCCTGCAAGGACAACAACAATTACCTATTACTGTCTCCAAAGTTGATGATAATGCTAATACTAATAAAGCTCAATTGGTCGCGATTGTGGATCTAACAAGTACAGAGAGACAATGA